In Thalassophryne amazonica chromosome 14, fThaAma1.1, whole genome shotgun sequence, one DNA window encodes the following:
- the LOC117524296 gene encoding LOW QUALITY PROTEIN: protein NLRC3-like (The sequence of the model RefSeq protein was modified relative to this genomic sequence to represent the inferred CDS: inserted 2 bases in 1 codon) encodes MMQNTWKVRVRVRSSRLVFLDLTVTFMRAMNYDELADCLQSRTRAEVCRRKFKSNVKQKCERVFEGLSKAGKTTLLKEIYTELYIXEGGASEVNQEHEVRQIEAAYRKTHTPQRTITCEDIFKASADTQPPIRTVLTKGVAGIGKTVLTQKWTLDWAEGRINQYFHFIFPFTFRELNVLKVKKFSLVELVHHFFPETKEAGICSFRRIQVLIILDGLDECRLPLDFHSNNIVTDVTESRSVDVLLTNLIRRNLFPSAHLWITTRPAAANQIPPECVAMVTEVGGFTDPQKEEYFRKKFRDEEQSRRIIFHMKTSRSLHIMCHIPVFCWITATVLEDVLDTRDAPELPETLTEMYIYFLVVQSKVKVVKYDGGTETDPLWNRKNRKMIVSLGKLAFEQLQKGNLIFYEEDLTECGIDIRAASVYSGVFTQIFKEERGLYQDKVFCFIHLSVQEFLAALYVHLTFIQSGVNLLSKE; translated from the exons ATGATGCAGAATACTTGGAAAGTCAGAGTGAGGGTGAGGAGCAGCAGACTGGTTTTCCTGGACCTCACAGTGACCTTTATGAGGGCAATGAATTATGATGAGCTGGCTGACTGTCTGCAGAGCA GAACTCGTGCTGAAGTTTGTCGTCGTAAATTCAAATCTAATGTGAAGCAGAAGTGTGAGCGTGTGTTTGAGGGGCTCTCTAAAGCAGGAAAGACGACTCTTCTGAAGGAGATCTACACAGAGCTCTACAT AGAGGGTGGGGCTTCAGAGGTCAACCAGGAACATGAGGTCAGACAGATTGAAGCAGCATAcaggaaaacacacacaccacaaagaaCCATCACATGTGAAGACATCTTTAAAGCCTCAGCTGACACACAGCCACCAATCAGAACAGTGctgacaaagggcgtggccggcaTAGGGAAAACAGTCTTAACACAGAAGTGGACTCTGGACTGGGCTGAAGGACGAATCAACCAGTACTTCCATTTCATATTTCCATTCACTTTCAGAGAGCTAAATGTGCTGAAAGTGAAGAAGTTCAGCTTGGTGGAACTTGTTCATCACTTCTTTCCCGAAACCAAAGAAGCAGGAATCTGCAGCTTCCGGCGCATCCAGGTCTTGATCATCTTGGATGGTCTGGATGAGTGTCGCCTCCCTCTGGACTTCCACAGCAATAACATTGTGACTGATGTCACAGAGTCGAGATCAGTGGATGTGTTGCTGACAAACCTCATCAGGAGGAACCTGTTTCCCTCTGCTCACCTCTGGATCACCACACGACctgcagcagccaatcagatCCCTCCTGAGTGTGTGGCCATGGTGACAGAGGTCGGAGGCTTCACTGACCCTCAGAAGGAGGAGTACTTCAGGAAGAAATTCAGAGATGAGGAGCAGTCCAGAAGAATCATCTTCCACATGAAGACATCACGAAGCCTCCACATCATGTGTCACATCCCAGTGTTCTGCTGGATCACCGCTACAGTTCTGGAGGACGTGTTGGACACCAGAGATGCACCAGAGCTGCCAGAGACCCTGACTGAGATGTACATCTACTTCCTGGTGGTTCAGTCCAAAGTAAAGGTGGTCAAGTATGATGGAGGAACTGAGACAGATCCACTGTGGAACAGAAAGAACAGGAAGATGATTGTCTCTCTGGGAAAACTGGCTTTTGAGCAGCTGCAGAAAGGGAACCTGATCTTCTATGAAGAGGACCTGACAGAGTGTGGCATCGATATCAGAGCAGCCTCAGTGTACTCGGGAGTCTTCACACAGATCTTTAAAGAGGAGAGAGGACTCTATCAGGACAAGGTCTTCTGCTTCATCCATCTGAGTGTTCAGGAGTTTCTGGCTGCTCTTTATGTTCATCTGACCTTCATCCAGTCTGGAGTCAATCTGCTGTccaaagaa